One window of the Fibrobacter sp. UWP2 genome contains the following:
- a CDS encoding phosphomannomutase: MLIAMQDVMKLSGVSFGTSGARGLVTAMTDRVCYVYARSFIKYCEASYKCEQTIAIAGDLRPSTGRILQALVQAANDAGWKTIYCGRIPSPAIALYGLDKHLPTIMVTGSHIPADRNGIKFNHPDGEISKKDEQGIVSQQVEVDESLFDAAGMLKNAPALPAVEAEAEETYCKRYPDFFGSDALHGLTIGVYQHSAVGRDIVVRVLESLGATVKPFGRSETFVPVDTEAIRKEDEELAREFSHKDYVDAIFSTDGDSDRPLLADDAGMWLRGDVLGILAAQALGIKRIATPVSCNTSLEKSGSFEKICRTRIGSPYVIAGMESLVVTNTADLPSGEFPAVAGYEANGGFLLQTNLTRPFADGSCRTLRALPTRDALLPMIAVMVRVHDERMCVVDLLRKLPKRFTVSDRLKEFPTELSKAKLAEIREQKLGEKLFGALTAKPSKFVKRGEDPANNKPFEGKIVSLNEVDGYRMEFDSGDIVHLRPSGNAPEFRCYVETESKDRSAELLAECLKIMEGWRK, encoded by the coding sequence ATGCTTATCGCCATGCAAGACGTAATGAAGCTGTCTGGGGTTTCTTTTGGTACCAGCGGAGCCCGTGGGCTTGTAACCGCCATGACTGACCGCGTGTGCTATGTTTACGCCCGTTCGTTTATCAAGTATTGCGAGGCGAGCTACAAATGCGAACAAACGATTGCGATTGCAGGTGACCTTCGCCCCAGTACAGGACGCATTTTGCAGGCGCTGGTGCAGGCGGCAAACGACGCCGGCTGGAAGACCATTTACTGCGGGCGCATCCCGAGCCCTGCCATCGCCCTCTACGGTCTCGACAAGCACTTGCCCACGATCATGGTCACGGGGAGCCACATTCCTGCCGACCGCAATGGCATCAAGTTCAACCACCCGGATGGCGAAATCTCCAAGAAGGATGAACAGGGGATCGTTTCGCAGCAGGTGGAAGTCGACGAATCGTTGTTCGATGCCGCCGGCATGCTCAAGAACGCCCCCGCCCTCCCTGCCGTGGAAGCCGAGGCCGAGGAAACGTACTGCAAGCGCTACCCCGACTTTTTTGGGAGCGACGCCCTGCACGGGCTTACCATCGGCGTGTACCAGCATTCCGCCGTGGGCCGCGATATTGTGGTCCGCGTGCTTGAGAGCCTTGGCGCCACGGTAAAACCCTTTGGTCGCAGCGAGACTTTTGTGCCGGTCGACACCGAGGCCATCCGCAAGGAAGACGAGGAACTGGCTCGCGAATTCTCCCACAAGGATTACGTGGACGCCATTTTTAGTACCGACGGCGACAGCGACCGCCCGCTTTTGGCCGACGATGCCGGCATGTGGCTCCGTGGCGACGTGCTCGGGATTTTGGCCGCACAGGCGCTGGGCATCAAGCGCATCGCGACTCCCGTGAGTTGCAACACCTCCCTCGAAAAATCGGGCAGCTTCGAAAAGATTTGCCGCACCCGCATTGGCAGCCCCTACGTGATTGCTGGCATGGAGAGCCTTGTGGTGACAAACACGGCTGACCTCCCTTCGGGTGAGTTCCCGGCGGTCGCGGGCTACGAGGCGAACGGCGGCTTTTTGCTGCAAACGAACCTCACGCGCCCCTTTGCCGATGGCTCGTGCCGCACGCTCAGGGCTCTCCCCACGCGCGATGCATTGCTCCCCATGATTGCCGTGATGGTGCGGGTGCATGACGAACGCATGTGCGTCGTGGACTTGCTGCGCAAGCTTCCCAAGCGCTTTACCGTGAGTGACCGCCTCAAGGAATTTCCGACCGAACTTTCGAAGGCGAAACTCGCCGAGATTCGCGAGCAAAAGCTGGGCGAAAAACTTTTTGGCGCCCTGACCGCCAAGCCCTCCAAGTTTGTCAAGCGCGGCGAGGACCCCGCAAACAACAAGCCCTTCGAAGGCAAGATCGTCTCGCTCAACGAGGTCGACGGCTACCGCATGGAATTTGACTCGGGCGATATCGTCCACCTGCGCCCCAGCGGCAATGCCCCCGAGTTTCGTTGCTACGTGGAGACCGAGTCCAAGGACCGTAGCGCCGAACTTTTGGCCGAATGCCTCAAGATTATGGAAGGCTGGCGAAAGTAA
- a CDS encoding PorV/PorQ family protein: MLKKLLVSALAVGSLAFAGEYWHVAPGGTTMKFLSMHVAPRTAAMSGAGIADAARVSEVNRNPLAMGVADTPEFGLNQIVFDGVGTDKFTSVYFGHPVGESFVASGAVEFLGYDEIEGRDENGLKTDDYSAYAWAVQAGFGSRWDVLNWALTARFATQTIDDQTAFAFLADVGGSYRVNKYFAFATTLTNVGYVTEYEDVKEAAPMAVQAGVSGFIPFIDRWALHLSADAYRRADTDAQWLFGGELAYAEALMLRAGYAVRTENGTENGISCGLGVVFGMIVFDYAYEPRPAFEGGNHYFSLGMKF; the protein is encoded by the coding sequence ATGCTGAAGAAACTTCTTGTATCCGCCCTTGCCGTAGGTTCGCTCGCTTTTGCCGGCGAGTATTGGCATGTGGCTCCGGGCGGCACCACCATGAAGTTCCTCTCGATGCACGTGGCGCCGCGTACCGCCGCCATGTCGGGGGCGGGTATCGCCGATGCGGCCCGAGTCTCTGAGGTCAACAGGAACCCGCTCGCCATGGGCGTCGCCGATACGCCCGAGTTCGGGTTGAACCAGATTGTTTTTGATGGTGTCGGTACAGACAAGTTCACCTCGGTCTATTTTGGCCATCCCGTGGGCGAAAGCTTTGTGGCGTCGGGCGCCGTGGAATTTTTGGGCTACGACGAAATTGAGGGCCGCGACGAGAACGGCCTCAAGACCGACGACTACAGCGCCTACGCCTGGGCGGTGCAGGCGGGTTTCGGCAGCCGCTGGGACGTTTTGAACTGGGCGCTAACGGCGCGTTTTGCCACACAGACCATTGACGACCAGACCGCCTTCGCCTTTTTGGCCGACGTGGGCGGCTCTTACCGCGTGAACAAGTACTTTGCCTTTGCCACAACGCTCACCAACGTGGGTTACGTGACGGAATACGAGGATGTCAAGGAGGCCGCTCCCATGGCGGTGCAAGCGGGCGTTTCCGGGTTCATCCCGTTCATTGACCGCTGGGCTTTGCACCTCTCTGCCGACGCCTACCGCCGCGCCGATACCGATGCGCAGTGGCTCTTTGGCGGCGAACTCGCCTATGCCGAGGCGCTGATGCTCCGCGCCGGTTACGCCGTGCGCACCGAGAATGGTACCGAGAACGGCATCAGCTGCGGTTTGGGAGTCGTGTTCGGGATGATTGTGTTCGACTACGCGTACGAACCGCGCCCCGCCTTTGAAGGGGGCAACCATTACTTCTCCCTGGGAATGAAGTTCTAG
- a CDS encoding sigma 54-interacting transcriptional regulator: MKTANDLLQIAAKSSITVLIQGESGTGKEVAARFLHRAGPRPGGPFIAVNCGAIAKNLIESTLEGAKRGAYTGATADQIGVVRAAEGGTLFLDEIGELPYESQSRLLRILQERAVMPVGATRSIPVDFRLVCATNKNLKEEVVAGRFREDLYFRLNAFPVQLPALRERGDFEELAQKLWREARESVDATPANEGCEPREGSEPREALSATELARLRLYSWPGNIRQLKNVLQRYTLLKPHGITLCEILGEEFAVPLCGEDNHNPVYRGATFRTPPPDWKIIERTLEKFRGNKMQTARALGISRSNLYNLIKKNEFGVPYKAMAQ, from the coding sequence ATGAAAACAGCAAATGATCTACTCCAAATAGCGGCAAAATCCTCCATAACGGTGCTGATCCAAGGTGAATCGGGCACGGGCAAGGAGGTGGCGGCGCGGTTCCTCCACAGAGCGGGTCCGCGCCCCGGCGGGCCCTTTATAGCCGTGAACTGCGGGGCCATTGCCAAGAACCTCATCGAAAGCACACTCGAGGGCGCCAAGCGCGGCGCCTACACCGGCGCCACCGCGGACCAAATCGGGGTCGTGCGGGCGGCGGAGGGCGGCACCCTTTTTTTGGACGAGATCGGGGAACTGCCCTACGAGAGCCAAAGCCGGCTCCTGCGCATACTGCAGGAGCGGGCGGTAATGCCCGTGGGCGCGACGAGGAGCATCCCGGTGGACTTCCGCCTAGTATGCGCCACCAACAAGAACCTCAAGGAAGAAGTTGTGGCGGGGCGGTTCCGCGAAGACCTGTACTTTAGATTGAACGCCTTCCCCGTGCAGCTTCCCGCCCTGCGCGAGCGCGGCGACTTCGAGGAGCTGGCACAGAAGCTGTGGCGGGAGGCGCGCGAGTCAGTCGATGCCACACCTGCAAACGAAGGTTGCGAACCGCGTGAAGGCAGTGAACCGCGCGAAGCCCTCTCGGCGACGGAACTCGCACGGCTACGCCTTTACAGCTGGCCTGGGAACATCCGCCAGCTCAAAAACGTCTTACAGCGCTACACCCTCTTGAAACCCCACGGCATTACCCTATGCGAAATCCTGGGTGAAGAATTCGCTGTTCCGCTCTGTGGCGAAGACAACCATAACCCTGTGTACCGCGGGGCGACATTCCGCACGCCCCCTCCCGACTGGAAAATCATTGAACGCACCCTCGAAAAGTTCCGCGGCAACAAGATGCAAACCGCACGCGCCCTGGGCATCAGCCGCAGCAACCTGTACAATTTGATAAAGAAGAATGAATTTGGGGTACCATACAAAGCTATGGCGCAGTGA
- a CDS encoding aspartate kinase, protein MSQRIVCKFGGSSVADAGQFKKIKAIVESDKNRKIIVVSAPGKRNPKETKLTDLLYSTYDLASKGLDFSAPWNLIRSRYDEICKDLGLENKLNEDLDSLEDKLKNHPESVSTDFLVSRGEFLCARLMAKYLGANFVDSFPLITFDDKYRIAPRTYEEIAKTLGDENQLYVLPGFYGSNLRGEVKTFSRGGSDITGAILANGIDAAKYENWTDVSGMLMADPRIVENPLPIEYVSYREIRELAYSGASVLHDESIAPCRAKKIPINIRNTNRPEDAGTIIGPTPEESKLPITGVAGRKGFSMIYIEKSMMNKEVGFGRRVLAVLESEGLSYELCPSAIDSMSIVVDSKALDAVQDVVLEDITQQMRPDRIKVFPGISLIATVGHGMTNKIGVAAKLFTALAENKVNVRIIDQGSSQINIITGVDEADTEKAIKAIYGAFVK, encoded by the coding sequence ATGAGTCAAAGAATCGTATGCAAGTTCGGTGGCAGCTCTGTCGCCGATGCCGGCCAGTTCAAGAAGATCAAGGCCATCGTTGAATCCGACAAGAATCGCAAGATTATCGTGGTTTCGGCCCCGGGCAAGAGAAATCCCAAGGAAACGAAGCTCACCGACCTCCTCTACAGCACCTATGACCTGGCCAGCAAGGGCCTCGATTTTAGCGCCCCGTGGAACCTGATTCGCAGCCGCTACGACGAGATCTGCAAGGACCTCGGTCTCGAAAACAAGCTCAACGAGGACCTCGACAGCCTCGAGGACAAGCTCAAGAACCATCCCGAGTCCGTGAGCACCGACTTCCTCGTCTCCCGCGGTGAGTTCCTGTGCGCCCGCCTCATGGCCAAGTACCTGGGTGCCAACTTCGTCGACAGTTTCCCGCTCATCACGTTCGACGACAAGTACCGCATCGCCCCCAGGACCTACGAAGAAATCGCCAAGACTTTGGGTGACGAGAACCAGCTCTACGTGCTGCCCGGCTTTTACGGCAGCAACCTCCGTGGCGAAGTCAAGACCTTCAGCCGTGGCGGCTCCGACATCACGGGCGCAATACTCGCTAACGGCATCGATGCCGCCAAGTACGAGAACTGGACCGATGTTTCGGGCATGCTCATGGCCGACCCGCGCATTGTCGAAAACCCGCTGCCCATCGAATACGTGAGCTACCGCGAAATCCGCGAACTCGCCTACTCCGGCGCAAGCGTGCTCCACGACGAATCCATCGCCCCTTGCCGCGCGAAGAAGATTCCCATCAACATCCGCAACACGAACCGCCCCGAAGACGCGGGCACCATTATCGGCCCCACTCCGGAAGAATCCAAGCTCCCGATTACGGGTGTTGCCGGCCGCAAGGGCTTCTCGATGATCTACATCGAAAAGTCCATGATGAACAAGGAAGTGGGCTTTGGTCGCCGCGTGCTCGCCGTGCTCGAAAGCGAAGGCCTCTCTTACGAACTGTGCCCGAGCGCCATCGACTCCATGAGCATCGTGGTGGATAGCAAGGCTCTCGACGCCGTGCAGGATGTGGTCCTCGAAGACATCACGCAGCAGATGCGCCCCGACCGTATCAAGGTCTTCCCGGGCATCTCGCTCATCGCGACTGTCGGTCACGGCATGACGAACAAGATCGGTGTGGCTGCGAAGCTCTTCACCGCTCTCGCCGAGAACAAGGTGAACGTTCGCATCATCGACCAGGGTTCTTCGCAGATCAACATCATCACCGGTGTTGACGAAGCCGACACCGAGAAGGCTATCAAGGCCATCTACGGCGCTTTCGTGAAGTAA